ATCACTCGTTTTATATATGACTCTTTCGGTTTTTTTAATGGATCCAACGTAACAAGTTCATACCGCTTAGGTGTTTTTCCTTTATCGATTAGAATACGGTCCCCTTCTGTAAAAGTCGGAATCATTGAAGAACCGTTTACAACATGCGTATTAATTTTAAATAATAATACTAAACAAAGACAAACCCACAAAAAAAATAAAGCATTCTTTATTGTAAGTTTAGAATGCTTGCTCGGTATCTCTTCGCAGCTTGAATAATGATTTCGTTTTATCTTCAGAAGACTTCTTCCTTTCCTTTATGTCCTTTAACCTAAAAACTTGCTAGTCGATGCAAAGGTAAGATTCGCATCTCAACAATACCTATGATATCCTTCTCATCTATCAAGCCATAATAACGCGAATCTGTAGAGTATTGTCGATTATCTCCTAAGACTAAGTATTTATCTTTTGGAATAGTATCGTATTTTACATTCGGTAACTGTTGTAACTGAAAGTCATCTGTTACTAGTTCTTCATTTTGTTTGGCATGATTTAACTGTTTTTGTAAAAAGCGTTCGACTGTTTCTTGCTGATTAATGAATAATTGATCATTTTTATATTGAATACTTTCACCAGGCAAACCAATTACACGTCTAATAGATGTCTCTTGACTATTTGGGATTTTAAAAAAAATAAGTTTAAAGCGTTGGACTTTTCCTAAACGATTAACAAAAAAACGATCATTGTTGTTCAATGTAGGCGTCATACTATATCCTTCTACTTTTGGCAAAGTAAAAACCGTTAATGATAGAATTCCGAAGAGAATAGACACTATCATTACCGTTATGATAATTTCTTTCCAAAACTCTATCATTCTTTTTTTTCTCTTCATCATTTTTTTCTTTTTTGATTTCTTTTTATTACTTTTGGATGCAATAGGATTAATCCTAGCATTTTTCTTATTTTTTCTTTTATAATTTCTATTTGACATAGTCATCATCCAATTATTTTTTTTGCTGTAATGCCTGTTCATTTACCTTGAAATATTCAATTATTTTCTTTTGAGTGGCTTGTGTTTTCTGTATCACACTAATGTACTCTTCACGTTTCTCTGGATTATCAACCATTTCGCTACTTTGATTGTTTAAATTTAAACCTAGCTCTTTCATTTGATTGTAATACCTTGATAATAATCGTTGTCCTTCTGATGTTAACCTGCCGTCAGCGCCGCGCATTCCAAAACTTGATAACTTTGCCGCTAGCTCTCTTAAATTATTTTCAACTTTTTCAGAATTATTATTTTCACTTAACTGATTGATTTGATTAACTGTCTCATTTAGTAAATAATAGCCTTGGACAATCCCATCAGAATCTTGTTCTCCTAAATTTGTGGCTTGATAGTATCGCGAATAAAAGGCTGTTGCACACAGACAAATTGCCAGAATAGAAAATACTAAAAGATTACGCCTTTGCTTTTTTAGCTTTACAGTTGTTTTTTTTATTTTTCGTCTGATTTTTTTCCGTTTTCGAGTATTTTTTGATCTTATAAGAGATAATTGATTTAACTGTTTGCGAATCTGAAACAAGCGAAAGAAACAGAATAAAGAAAACAATGCAAAGAGGATAGCACTTGATAATGTTGCAATAAATACCCAGTCCAATAAAAGCATCTTTCTATCCCCCCATTAATATTATTTTTTCTTAATTTTATTTGTTTTCTTTTTATTTTTAATTCTTTTTTTCTCTTTTTTCTTATTTAATGAGCGAACAATCAAATAGATTATTATAATTAGTATCAAGACAATAAAAATAATCATCAAAATTAATTGCCAATTAATACGATTTTCTTGTAGTAAACTTACATCTTCTTGATTAAATTTATCTGCTTCTTCGTTGGTTATGGTGAATTTTTGCTCCCATTCCCACTTTTCGCCAGTTTTTGCTGTCACTAAAATATGAGCACGATAATTTCCTGGCTCCATTTTGTCACCATTCATTGACACAGGAAATTTTATTTTGGAGTTAGGTGCCATGCGCATTTTCGTTTGTTTTGTATCGTACAATACCTCATCAGATTTTTCACCCATTATTTGAACATCTACTGTCATATCATCTAAATAAGCAGGTTTTGTATTAGAAAAATCGATAATAATAGAGTTACGATAATTTTTTAAATCAGCATAAACCTTATTTAGTGTTAAATCTGGTTTTATTTCTGTATCTGTTTCGGTTAATAGCATGCCTATCAAATAGGCGTATTTATTTTTGATCATCCCATCTTGTTTTTCAGATTCCTGATTGCGCTCGATCATATAAATACCGCCTGAAATTACCCCATCAAATGAAGAATCGGGCATTGTGATTTCAATATTGTAATCAATTGTCTGTTTTGGCGGTACTACAACCGATTCTTTCCCCTTTACAATATCTGCAAAATCATATTTCAATGATGCATCTTTTTCTAAGTTAGAGGGGCCATTTTCAAGTACACCGTTACTATTTGTTTTTGTACCATTTAACCCGATATCAATGATAACTTCTTTATCTGAACTATTACTTAATTGAATTACTGCCGTTTGTTTTTGACCAGGACTCATTCGCAAATCAAAGTATCCCACTTTGTTATGTTGGTTTTCAGGATAGATTACTTTATAACTAAATCCACTGCCTTCAGCTTTTTGATCACCTTCATTGGCAAAAGCAGATGCCGGGGTGATAACCAAAGCAATTACTATGTATAAAATAATTGTAATACAATTTAAATACGTTTTTTTCATTATCATCACAATCCTTCTTTTAAAAGGGAACAGGATCATCACCGATGATCCTTGATGATCCTGCTCAACCTTACTTTTATACTATTTTTTAACGTGCGTCAGCAATTGTCCAAGTGATTGTTGAAGTATATTCACTTGTTGTTGATAATTTATTATTTGCTGCTGGAATACTTAATTTTACAGATTTATCTGCGTTTCCATCTGCGATTTTACCAAATACTAGATCAAAACGTCCGAAACCTTTATCATCAGCATTTTGCGTTACAAATGTAGATGGTGTTGTTCCGTCTGTTGCTAATGTTTGTGTAGTTGGTGCCGCTGTTGGATTGATTTGACCTTGGTCACCTGTAGTAGTTAAACGGATATTGTTGTAAGTGATTGTTGCAGCTTTTAGTTCTTTACCGCCTGTGTTTGTAAAAGTCGTTGCTTTCGCTGTTACTGTATATTTGTTTGCAAGATCATCTGCACGTTCATCTTTAAACGTTACAAAGTTAGGCATTTCTATAATGTTTGATGCATTATCTTTTTCAGCTGCCTTGAATGTTTTAGCATAATATTCCCATCCATTACTTGTTGGCGTTGTTACTTCATTTGTACCGAAATCTAGAGGTGCGATTGTGATTACTTTCAAAGGTCCATTATCTGGGTTTACCGGTGGTTGTGTGATTTCAGGTCCATCTGTTTCAGGAGGTGTTGGAATATCTGTTCCAGTACCCTCTTGTGTGAATTTTATTTTACCTGTTGAAGAGTGTACTTTTGCATCTCCTCCGTCAGCTTTTGTTGCTGATGGTAAAGCTAGACCTACACCGACTACTGTTAATAATGCTGCTCCGCATAATTTGTGTGTTAATTTCATTTTTGTTTCCTCCTAGGATTTGTTTTAATTTATGGCAACTCGGATAATACCCAAGTCAACACCGTTTCATATTGTACCGGATCTTTTTTTATTTTACCCGGTACGGTTAAAGATACTGCATTATTTTGATAAACTGGTTGATTGTTGAACTCAGGATCAAGAATTGGTTGCCCTTTTGGATCAATTCTCGGACTAAGTGTATCTTTTCTTTTTTGGTCATTATCAATTGTTGCACCAAAGATGATTGCCCATGTCCCCTCACCTGTACCAGCTTTTGCTTGTGCCAAATCATATGTTTCACCAATATTATTAATATGGATAACTTCTTTTGACACAATAGGTGCATACGTACTGTCATTGATCGAATTTGTCCAAGATTGATCGAAAGAAATCACTGCACCTTTTAATTCTTTATTTTTAGTAGTTTCATTTCTCAATTGCGTTTCTTGACGAACTTGCAAGCTCCAACCGCTTTTATTTTCACGATAGTCAGAAATTTGGACGAAATTTCCACGTGCACCTGTTCCATCAAGAAATAGTTGCGCGTTCGCAAAATACGTTTGATCTTTATCAGAGATTTCATTACTCCAAAAATTTAGTTTTGGAACGAAATCAAACCTTAAAGGACCATCCGTTGATGGTGATGTTCCTGGATTGACAGGTTTGCTGGGATTCTCAGGATCAACAATTTCTTTCGGATGCTCGCCAGTGAATTTCACTGTCCCACTACCTGAGTCTGTCTTTGCTTCTGCAGAAACTGTTGATGGATTAATGCCAATTCCAATAGCTATTATTGCAGCAATAAGGATAACTCTACGTTGTTTTTTCATTCACATTAACGCTCCTTTCTTGCTGACTTTTTCTCTTTTTTCTTTCGTAAAAATAGAATCAAGATCAAAATAATTAGAATCACACCACTAATACTCAAGCTTGCTCTAACTAATTCACCTGTTGATGGCAATCTACCCTTTGGCTTTGTGATGACCTCTGATCCAGATGTTGTAGTAGACGTCGTAGTTGAATCACTACTACTTGATGAGCTAGAGGTACTGGATTCATAAAATCCTACACCAGCCTTTGTTTGTATCTGTCCTATTTCTTCAGCATAAGCTGGTGAAAAAGTAGCTAAGCATAAACTTAAGCAGAATATAGAGACAAATAAGAAACGATTTTTTAACATTTTCTTCATTTATTTCTCCCCCTATTGCTTAATATGCTTCTTCTACTCGCCAGATCAAAGTTGTTTCATACTCTCCAGTCAGTTTCACTGCACCTGAGGGAACATCTAGTCGCAGCCCTTGCTTATCAGGTCCCCAAGTTCTTGTTGAAACATCATATTGACCTGATGCATCATGTTTTGCTTGAAGTACATCTTGAGCGTCTGTTGATAGTACTTTCTTATCAGATGCTGTTTGATAGCTTAATACTCCACTTAGAATATGCGTTGGGCTGCTTGGAATACTTAGTTCTCCTTCAAGTTTCACCGATAATTTCCAGTTTGCAAGATTATTCCTATTATCCCAAATCACCAATGGTTGATCGTAGGTTGGATTATTATCTTTTGTTCCTTTCCAACTAACTTCATGACTACCGAAATTAATTTCTGTTGGACCTGAATATATGGATAATGTTCCTTGAAACGTATACGAAACTGTAGATTCTTCCGAGACAACTGGAACTGCTGTTTCATTAGTTGGACGACCCGAACTTTCCAATACATAACGTTTTGCAAGGACAGAAGCAATAGCATCCGTTACAGTTTTTTCTTTCGTTAAGTCTATTGTAGAACCAACATTCCCTTTTATGGTAACGACATTATTCAATGCATTACCTGCTTCGTCAAGAAACTGAACGTTAATATTTTGCTCCGAAAGATGTACAGTAACCTGAACTACTTTAGTAATATCTGTTGCCAAACCAGAATCGGCTGCTTTCACTGTAAGAACAACTGGATAGGTTCCACTGGTCTTACTTGGTGTCAATCCAGCTAAATCTGTTACCTGAACCTTGTCCGTTAAGTCTGTATAAACACCATCAACGATTTTATGTGCAGAAGCACCACTTTGTGATAAAATTTGTGCTTTTAACTGGGTTTCAGTCATATCTTTAATTACTTTTGTTTCCAAAGTGATGTCTTGTGCATCGATACTATTTGTTGTCTCATGGACAATGAGTTTTGAGGTTATCACTGTTTCATTTAATGCATTATCCATTAATATGACTTTAACCTCATGCTCGCCAACAGTACCTGCTAGTGTATTTATTACCGCAAGCGTTTCTGGTGCATATTTATACGTATAATTTTGTGGAACCGGATTAGTATCAGTTGGATTTTTAACAAACCCACTTGGATCCGGTACCCCGTCCCCTTTACCAATATGATAATCTCTAGGATCTCCTTTAGGTGGCGTAACATCTAAAACAACTTGAGTTGCAGTATCGGTTTTACCATCTAAGAAAGAATAAGCTGAGATTGTCGTTCCTGCTAAGAAACGTTTTCCACCTGGTAGAGTATATGAATAATTACCAGATGAATCCGCACGAACAGTAAAATTATCTGTAAACGCTGATTCTGCACTTGCTGTAACAGGACTCACTACTGTATTCTCAGATGGCAAGAACACATTTGCCACACCAGTTGCTGCAGGTGTATCTGATAATCTTACATACGCATTAGGGTTTGTCGTACCTGACACTGTCGTTGAATCTGTAGAATTCACATTATCTGTTGCCTTACTTAAAATACTTATTTTCACATCAGGAATATACTCATAAAGTACCCTTTGGACATTTCTCGTCGTAAACGTTGATTTAAAACTATCTATATTTGCCTGAGTTAATGACGATGCACTACTGATAGTTGGCGTATACGTGTTATAACTTAGTTGCATGCCATACATAGGTGTCCAACTGTTTGAAGGCGTGTCAGAGAAATTATTTCTATTCCACATGCTCACCTTTTGAATATCTACATCTAGCTTACCCCCACTACCAGCAATATTAATTAGCCCGTTTGTCGTAGCAGTACCATCTAATGCAGCCGTTCTTTGTAGGTTTACTCGTTGTGCATCTGCGAATTGGAAAGTAGAGCCATTTGAACCAAAATACAATAGATTTTGTGCTTGTGATGTACTATCACTTATCACATTAAATGTTCCTTGCTTTTGGACCGTGAAACTTGCATTTCCATTAACATGAATAATGTTAGAGTTAGATGCTACCATTCCTGTTGCTTTAATATCTAAGGAACCTTTTTTATCCACCATCAATGAAGAAGAAGCTGCTAAATAAATGATATTCCTGTTGTATCCATTACTATTGTCTGTATGCCCATTTGACGTAACCGCAATTTTTGCATTTTCTCCAATATTAACCGAGCTGTTTGCCTGATAGAGAGAGAGTGCAGCATAATTCGGCTTAGGATTTAAATTTAGATTAGCCCCAT
The DNA window shown above is from Enterococcus sp. 12C11_DIV0727 and carries:
- the lepB gene encoding signal peptidase I, with protein sequence MSNRNYKRKNKKNARINPIASKSNKKKSKKKKMMKRKKRMIEFWKEIIITVMIVSILFGILSLTVFTLPKVEGYSMTPTLNNNDRFFVNRLGKVQRFKLIFFKIPNSQETSIRRVIGLPGESIQYKNDQLFINQQETVERFLQKQLNHAKQNEELVTDDFQLQQLPNVKYDTIPKDKYLVLGDNRQYSTDSRYYGLIDEKDIIGIVEMRILPLHRLASF
- a CDS encoding DUF916 and DUF3324 domain-containing protein translates to MIMKKTYLNCITIILYIVIALVITPASAFANEGDQKAEGSGFSYKVIYPENQHNKVGYFDLRMSPGQKQTAVIQLSNSSDKEVIIDIGLNGTKTNSNGVLENGPSNLEKDASLKYDFADIVKGKESVVVPPKQTIDYNIEITMPDSSFDGVISGGIYMIERNQESEKQDGMIKNKYAYLIGMLLTETDTEIKPDLTLNKVYADLKNYRNSIIIDFSNTKPAYLDDMTVDVQIMGEKSDEVLYDTKQTKMRMAPNSKIKFPVSMNGDKMEPGNYRAHILVTAKTGEKWEWEQKFTITNEEADKFNQEDVSLLQENRINWQLILMIIFIVLILIIIIYLIVRSLNKKKEKKRIKNKKKTNKIKKK
- a CDS encoding WxL domain-containing protein, whose translation is MKLTHKLCGAALLTVVGVGLALPSATKADGGDAKVHSSTGKIKFTQEGTGTDIPTPPETDGPEITQPPVNPDNGPLKVITIAPLDFGTNEVTTPTSNGWEYYAKTFKAAEKDNASNIIEMPNFVTFKDERADDLANKYTVTAKATTFTNTGGKELKAATITYNNIRLTTTGDQGQINPTAAPTTQTLATDGTTPSTFVTQNADDKGFGRFDLVFGKIADGNADKSVKLSIPAANNKLSTTSEYTSTITWTIADAR
- a CDS encoding WxL domain-containing protein, translating into MKKQRRVILIAAIIAIGIGINPSTVSAEAKTDSGSGTVKFTGEHPKEIVDPENPSKPVNPGTSPSTDGPLRFDFVPKLNFWSNEISDKDQTYFANAQLFLDGTGARGNFVQISDYRENKSGWSLQVRQETQLRNETTKNKELKGAVISFDQSWTNSINDSTYAPIVSKEVIHINNIGETYDLAQAKAGTGEGTWAIIFGATIDNDQKRKDTLSPRIDPKGQPILDPEFNNQPVYQNNAVSLTVPGKIKKDPVQYETVLTWVLSELP
- a CDS encoding LPXTG cell wall anchor domain-containing protein, whose translation is MKKMLKNRFLFVSIFCLSLCLATFSPAYAEEIGQIQTKAGVGFYESSTSSSSSSSDSTTTSTTTSGSEVITKPKGRLPSTGELVRASLSISGVILIILILILFLRKKKEKKSARKER
- a CDS encoding pectate lyase-like adhesive domain-containing protein, with the translated sequence MKIGKKSWLVFGIFLFALMSLVFLSKANTSTIKAEETSVSSGTVDISQYDPATVKNVATWEEFIKALADTSIAGINITSGFAVPDNPRANLTSILTGGTSSNASGTSQYVYMGVANIGRKVVIEGNNNTIDFGSIALCFYNNTGAWDFTWQNLNVYHGNIYGFTTLNDLSVANQRASKMTYANLKDVGSQMIHSPYTDVVLSGNEVSTLQQTSYTSPYRTNWQTTDEIQINFMITNLTVAENTTVTMSTLRAGNIHLLSGGSLIMKKNSTMNVTAGQNDLTGEGDASQTNLFIAGGNLSLENGANLNLNPKPNYAALSLYQANSSVNIGENAKIAVTSNGHTDNSNGYNRNIIYLAASSSLMVDKKGSLDIKATGMVASNSNIIHVNGNASFTVQKQGTFNVISDSTSQAQNLLYFGSNGSTFQFADAQRVNLQRTAALDGTATTNGLINIAGSGGKLDVDIQKVSMWNRNNFSDTPSNSWTPMYGMQLSYNTYTPTISSASSLTQANIDSFKSTFTTRNVQRVLYEYIPDVKISILSKATDNVNSTDSTTVSGTTNPNAYVRLSDTPAATGVANVFLPSENTVVSPVTASAESAFTDNFTVRADSSGNYSYTLPGGKRFLAGTTISAYSFLDGKTDTATQVVLDVTPPKGDPRDYHIGKGDGVPDPSGFVKNPTDTNPVPQNYTYKYAPETLAVINTLAGTVGEHEVKVILMDNALNETVITSKLIVHETTNSIDAQDITLETKVIKDMTETQLKAQILSQSGASAHKIVDGVYTDLTDKVQVTDLAGLTPSKTSGTYPVVLTVKAADSGLATDITKVVQVTVHLSEQNINVQFLDEAGNALNNVVTIKGNVGSTIDLTKEKTVTDAIASVLAKRYVLESSGRPTNETAVPVVSEESTVSYTFQGTLSIYSGPTEINFGSHEVSWKGTKDNNPTYDQPLVIWDNRNNLANWKLSVKLEGELSIPSSPTHILSGVLSYQTASDKKVLSTDAQDVLQAKHDASGQYDVSTRTWGPDKQGLRLDVPSGAVKLTGEYETTLIWRVEEAY